A DNA window from Campylobacter anatolicus contains the following coding sequences:
- a CDS encoding TorD/DmsD family molecular chaperone has protein sequence MSKNIDILKARSYYYEFLAEPFFFSEDDTRFKNWYKKLAQISTQPLNEESVVAFENLAKFNFTEFAKEQNSVLFDMSYINVPLNVSFYEEGRDDGAARLRVIEILKKSEYRRNFYRCKDSEDFIGFVFLLMATFLRDEANGNDTELSRELFSSVINGFVDEFASMLEKHKQANLFKSISIILQSFILLERSLLGLESPIRAESTQSVAEEALHRQPYQTKMPTPKSKLHWEEFATI, from the coding sequence ATGAGTAAAAATATTGATATTTTAAAGGCTAGATCATACTATTATGAGTTTTTAGCCGAGCCATTTTTTTTCAGCGAAGATGATACGAGATTTAAAAATTGGTATAAGAAACTAGCCCAAATTTCAACTCAACCGCTAAACGAAGAGAGTGTGGTGGCATTTGAAAATTTGGCTAAATTTAATTTCACTGAGTTTGCAAAGGAGCAAAACTCTGTACTTTTTGATATGAGCTATATCAATGTTCCGCTTAATGTAAGCTTTTATGAAGAAGGCAGAGATGATGGTGCGGCAAGACTTAGAGTTATAGAAATTTTAAAAAAGAGTGAGTATCGTAGGAATTTTTATAGGTGTAAAGATAGTGAAGATTTCATCGGTTTTGTATTTTTACTTATGGCGACGTTTTTGCGAGATGAGGCAAATGGTAACGACACCGAGCTAAGCCGCGAGCTATTTTCTAGTGTGATAAATGGCTTTGTCGACGAGTTTGCAAGTATGCTTGAAAAGCACAAACAAGCAAATTTATTTAAAAGTATATCAATCATTTTACAAAGCTTTATCTTGCTTGAGCGATCACTACTTGGTTTAGAGTCGCCAATAAGGGCAGAAAGTACACAAAGTGTAGCGGAAGAGGCACTTCACCGACAACCATATCAAACAAAGATGCCAACTCCAAAATCAAAGCTTCATTGGGAAGAATTTGCCACGATCTAG
- a CDS encoding Tat pathway signal protein, translating into MKKDRREFLKKSLKVGAITGAVTATTLGASGLNTINEVDINGVVVGKSNKKEVLYHKTISWEQYYKVAY; encoded by the coding sequence ATGAAAAAAGATCGTAGAGAGTTTCTTAAAAAATCTCTCAAAGTTGGAGCCATAACTGGTGCTGTCACTGCAACAACACTTGGTGCTTCTGGTTTAAATACCATAAATGAAGTTGATATTAATGGCGTAGTAGTTGGAAAGTCAAATAAAAAAGAGGTGCTATACCACAAAACTATATCGTGGGAGCAGTATTATAAAGTCGCTTATTAG
- a CDS encoding formate dehydrogenase subunit alpha, translating into MKKVNGKWERISWETAINEIGDKMLEIRKQHGPDCVEFLGSAKFSNEQSWYFRKFAAFWGSNNIDHVARIUHSASVAGAANTWGYGAMTNHFGDVAANSKAIMVFGANPAVANPVGGMKHFLQAKDRTNAKLIVVDPIFTKTAARADHYVRLRPGTDIAFVYGMLHLIFKNGWEDKEFIRTRGYGIDEEIRAEAKKWTPEETSNVTGVPVDQIIQVTKLFATTKPACIAWSLGITQHSVGSSNTRILSILQLVLGNMGKPGGGCQIIRGHDNVQGATDMGNLADTLPTYYGLGDKAWKYFCKGWGVDFDEFIKRFAVSTKEPKQGGTLVKGTKFQEYYYHDFKNPEDRNWRNEKGWSLAKWWQGVLKEEKTFSSGDLRVLWVQGTGITSMAHLTKIQQAVDKLDLLVVAEPFVNEVAILSDRKDGVYVLPVATQFENSGVVVATNRSGQWRSKVVDPLYESKPDHEVMFEFAKKWGFYEEYTKSLKMSIVDGELKVVKDTFEWPEDATREMARMGRSIGLTGWQPERLKKHQENWENFDPDTLIGIGGDVKGEYYSLPWPCWDEKHPGTPILYRPDVPYIEGGSGFRNRFGLEHNGVSQLADESVSIKDAKVKGGYPQITKANIEQVLGITLSEEERAKIGDDWMTDYSGIILAKCREAGIAPYGNARARAIVWEFIDQIPKHREPIHSPRWDLVQKYPAIDDQERNFRVEVKFKGEQQKEDWSKNFPIIISSMRLVNLSGAGMLERTSKYLSAITPEMFAYVNPELAMNYGINDRDMMWIHAPQGTKIKVKCYHNRSVTPDRICLPYNFAGIMQGVDISARYPEGTKPYVIGESSNTITNYGFDPVTQISEFNAGLCRIEKADNMGFKTEFYDEYGEFSPNNG; encoded by the coding sequence ATGAAAAAGGTAAATGGCAAGTGGGAGCGTATAAGCTGGGAGACGGCGATAAACGAGATCGGCGACAAGATGCTTGAGATACGTAAACAGCACGGCCCAGACTGCGTTGAGTTTTTAGGTTCGGCTAAATTTAGCAATGAACAATCTTGGTATTTTAGAAAATTTGCAGCATTTTGGGGTAGTAATAATATAGACCACGTTGCACGCATTTGACATAGTGCATCAGTCGCCGGAGCGGCGAATACTTGGGGTTATGGCGCTATGACAAACCACTTTGGAGATGTGGCTGCAAACTCAAAAGCTATTATGGTCTTTGGAGCAAATCCAGCCGTTGCAAATCCAGTTGGCGGTATGAAACACTTCTTGCAAGCAAAAGACAGAACTAATGCAAAACTAATCGTCGTTGATCCTATCTTTACAAAAACAGCTGCTAGAGCCGACCACTATGTGAGACTTAGACCTGGAACGGATATAGCATTTGTTTATGGTATGTTACATCTTATATTTAAGAATGGTTGGGAAGATAAAGAATTTATACGAACTCGTGGATACGGCATAGATGAAGAGATTCGTGCAGAAGCTAAGAAGTGGACACCCGAAGAGACTAGCAATGTCACCGGTGTGCCGGTAGATCAGATCATACAAGTAACAAAGCTATTTGCCACTACTAAACCAGCTTGTATAGCTTGGTCGCTTGGTATCACACAGCACTCAGTTGGTAGCTCAAATACAAGAATTTTATCTATCCTTCAACTAGTGCTTGGCAATATGGGGAAACCAGGTGGTGGTTGCCAGATTATACGTGGACACGACAACGTCCAAGGTGCTACAGATATGGGTAATTTAGCTGATACTTTGCCGACATATTATGGGCTTGGCGATAAGGCTTGGAAATACTTCTGCAAAGGCTGGGGTGTCGATTTTGACGAATTTATAAAGCGCTTTGCAGTATCTACAAAAGAGCCAAAACAAGGTGGAACGCTTGTAAAGGGTACTAAATTTCAAGAGTATTATTACCATGATTTTAAAAATCCAGAAGATAGAAATTGGAGAAATGAAAAGGGCTGGTCTCTTGCAAAATGGTGGCAGGGCGTCTTAAAAGAGGAAAAGACATTCTCAAGTGGAGATCTAAGGGTGCTTTGGGTGCAAGGCACCGGTATAACATCAATGGCACACTTGACTAAAATTCAACAAGCTGTTGATAAGCTAGATTTGTTAGTTGTAGCTGAACCATTTGTAAATGAAGTCGCAATACTTAGCGATAGAAAAGACGGTGTCTATGTGCTTCCTGTGGCAACACAGTTTGAAAACTCTGGCGTAGTTGTCGCTACAAATCGCTCAGGTCAATGGAGAAGCAAGGTTGTAGATCCGCTTTATGAGAGTAAGCCAGACCATGAAGTAATGTTTGAATTTGCTAAAAAATGGGGCTTTTATGAAGAATATACAAAATCTCTTAAAATGAGCATTGTAGATGGCGAATTAAAAGTTGTTAAAGATACTTTTGAGTGGCCAGAAGACGCTACACGCGAGATGGCTAGAATGGGTAGAAGCATAGGGCTTACAGGTTGGCAACCAGAGAGACTTAAAAAGCACCAAGAAAATTGGGAAAATTTTGATCCTGATACGCTTATAGGCATTGGTGGTGATGTTAAGGGCGAGTATTATTCACTTCCGTGGCCTTGTTGGGATGAAAAACACCCCGGCACACCTATCCTTTATCGTCCAGATGTACCTTATATAGAGGGTGGTTCAGGTTTTAGAAATCGCTTTGGCTTAGAGCATAACGGCGTTAGCCAGTTAGCTGATGAGAGCGTTAGTATTAAAGATGCTAAAGTAAAAGGTGGCTATCCGCAGATCACTAAGGCAAATATAGAACAAGTGCTTGGCATCACACTTAGCGAAGAAGAGAGAGCTAAAATTGGCGATGACTGGATGACGGACTATAGTGGTATAATCCTTGCAAAATGTCGCGAGGCTGGTATCGCACCTTATGGTAATGCACGTGCAAGAGCTATCGTTTGGGAGTTTATAGATCAAATTCCAAAACACAGAGAGCCTATCCATTCGCCACGTTGGGATTTAGTGCAAAAGTATCCAGCTATTGACGATCAAGAGCGTAACTTCCGCGTTGAAGTTAAATTTAAAGGCGAACAGCAAAAAGAGGATTGGAGTAAAAACTTCCCAATCATCATCAGCTCAATGCGTCTAGTAAATTTAAGTGGTGCGGGAATGTTAGAGCGAACTAGTAAATATCTATCTGCGATTACGCCTGAAATGTTTGCTTATGTTAATCCTGAGCTTGCTATGAACTACGGTATAAATGATCGTGATATGATGTGGATACACGCACCGCAAGGCACGAAAATAAAGGTCAAATGCTATCATAACAGAAGCGTCACACCAGATAGAATTTGTCTGCCTTATAACTTTGCTGGTATTATGCAAGGTGTGGATATTTCAGCTCGTTATCCAGAAGGAACTAAGCCTTACGTTATCGGTGAGAGCTCAAATACCATAACAAACTACGGCTTTGATCCAGTTACGCAAATTTCGGAGTTTAATGCTGGACTTTGTAGGATAGAAAAGGCTGATAACATGGGCTTTAAGACAGAATTTTATGATGAATACGGCGAATTTAGCCCAAATAATGGTTAG
- the fdh3B gene encoding formate dehydrogenase FDH3 subunit beta — translation MARMKFFVDTNRCISCFGCQVACSSAHEVPVGVYRRKVITLNDGVEGKEVSTTIACQHCTDAPCEQVCPVDCFYIRADGIVLHDKSKCIGCGYCLYACPFGAPQFPRDGAFGIKGEMDKCTMCAGGPEPTNSHEELHLYGQNRIAEGKVPMCAAVCATNALLVGNAAEVANVYRRRIMNKNAVAKQPSFL, via the coding sequence ATGGCAAGAATGAAATTTTTTGTAGATACAAATAGATGTATAAGCTGTTTTGGTTGTCAAGTCGCTTGCTCATCAGCCCACGAAGTCCCGGTTGGCGTCTATCGTCGTAAGGTCATCACGCTAAACGATGGCGTTGAAGGTAAAGAGGTCTCAACGACTATCGCGTGTCAGCATTGCACAGACGCACCTTGTGAGCAGGTGTGCCCGGTAGATTGTTTTTACATACGTGCAGATGGTATTGTGCTTCATGATAAAAGCAAATGTATAGGCTGTGGATATTGTCTATATGCCTGTCCGTTTGGTGCTCCGCAGTTTCCACGTGATGGGGCCTTTGGCATCAAAGGCGAGATGGATAAATGCACTATGTGTGCTGGTGGCCCAGAACCTACAAATTCGCACGAAGAGCTTCATTTATACGGACAAAATCGCATAGCAGAAGGTAAAGTGCCTATGTGTGCCGCTGTATGTGCCACAAATGCACTTTTAGTTGGCAATGCGGCAGAGGTAGCAAATGTCTATCGCAGACGTATAATGAATAAAAATGCAGTTGCAAAACAACCATCCTTTTTATAA
- a CDS encoding FTR1 family iron permease has translation MKRLGKIFIALLIPFVLFAKNEDFAQVAEQIKIALDKVVTEYKAGNVAQAVSDTQNAYFGLFEDIEGAIRINLGQKKAYKMEKQFGDIRKAIKANEPVDGIQTRIDKLNAEITEVLPVILTGHRLVGEYSDAPTMDTTSLDTSSFIPQWKLVFENISKNLTDALAYYDNDKKDEARRAIEDAKFINYRNTKLEIAVRQHLDSGKSLDADIQRKMNEAIKGTSNGISKDDFKNKLNEITKLVYDATAKLPAQTASIAVVDMSDIEEEINTSTDYSPVVKNINDKTVAAIALFVSGDATKAMGDVQDIYFDEFEASGMENKVGAIDVNLKTAIEGTFSAIVAAMKSGVSESELKALADKLSSQLNTALEKTSASSSPWALFIWALTIILREGFEALIIVAAVVAYLVKTGNLAKMNRVVYSSVGVAIVLSFVMAWLMNVMFGAAAGQKRELLEGITMLVAVALLFYVGFWLLSNAGAKKWSGYIQSQVNESLSNNSATALWWTVFLAVFREGAETVLFYQALIFDAKDAAGYSMIAGGFVIGVVVLLIVYYIFKIFAIKIPIKPFFIFTSAIIFYMSIVFVGKGVMELVEGKIFIPTTISGLNFPEWMGNWLGLHPYYESLVPQILMIITLVVGIIIMKSKQKQSILKETK, from the coding sequence ATGAAAAGACTTGGTAAAATTTTTATAGCTCTGCTTATTCCATTTGTTTTATTTGCAAAAAATGAGGACTTCGCTCAAGTTGCAGAGCAGATCAAGATCGCACTTGATAAAGTGGTAACTGAGTATAAAGCAGGTAACGTAGCTCAGGCAGTAAGCGATACGCAAAATGCTTATTTTGGGCTTTTTGAAGATATTGAAGGTGCGATACGTATAAATTTAGGACAGAAAAAAGCCTATAAGATGGAAAAGCAGTTTGGTGACATCAGAAAGGCGATAAAAGCAAATGAGCCAGTTGATGGCATACAAACAAGGATTGATAAGCTAAATGCCGAGATTACTGAAGTTTTGCCAGTGATACTAACAGGGCATAGGCTAGTTGGTGAGTATTCAGACGCACCTACGATGGATACTACAAGCCTTGACACATCTAGTTTTATTCCACAATGGAAGTTGGTATTTGAAAATATCTCTAAAAATTTAACTGACGCTTTGGCTTATTATGATAACGATAAAAAGGATGAAGCCAGACGTGCAATTGAAGACGCCAAGTTTATAAACTACCGAAATACAAAGCTTGAAATAGCCGTTAGACAACACTTAGATAGCGGAAAGAGCCTTGATGCTGATATACAACGTAAGATGAATGAGGCTATAAAAGGCACGAGTAATGGCATAAGCAAGGATGATTTTAAAAACAAACTAAATGAGATAACAAAGCTTGTATATGACGCAACTGCAAAGCTTCCAGCCCAGACAGCTAGTATCGCAGTTGTGGATATGAGCGATATTGAAGAAGAGATTAACACATCGACTGATTACTCTCCTGTAGTTAAAAATATCAATGATAAAACCGTAGCAGCCATCGCACTTTTTGTTAGCGGAGACGCCACAAAAGCTATGGGCGATGTGCAAGATATCTACTTTGATGAGTTTGAAGCAAGCGGTATGGAGAATAAGGTCGGTGCGATAGACGTAAATTTAAAAACAGCCATTGAAGGCACATTTAGTGCAATAGTAGCTGCCATGAAGTCAGGTGTAAGTGAGTCTGAGTTAAAAGCACTTGCGGATAAGTTATCATCTCAGCTTAATACCGCACTTGAAAAAACTAGTGCATCAAGCTCACCTTGGGCGTTGTTTATCTGGGCTTTGACTATTATTTTACGTGAAGGCTTTGAAGCACTCATTATAGTTGCTGCAGTCGTTGCGTATCTAGTTAAAACAGGTAATTTAGCTAAGATGAATAGAGTCGTTTATAGCTCAGTTGGCGTGGCTATAGTGCTTAGCTTTGTTATGGCATGGCTGATGAATGTTATGTTTGGAGCTGCCGCAGGACAAAAACGTGAGCTGCTTGAGGGCATAACTATGCTTGTAGCTGTTGCACTACTATTTTATGTTGGCTTTTGGTTACTCTCAAACGCAGGTGCTAAAAAATGGAGTGGCTATATACAAAGTCAAGTAAATGAATCTCTATCAAACAATTCAGCCACCGCACTTTGGTGGACTGTCTTTTTGGCAGTATTTAGGGAAGGTGCCGAGACCGTGCTATTTTATCAAGCATTGATATTTGACGCTAAAGACGCAGCAGGATATTCTATGATAGCTGGTGGATTTGTTATTGGTGTCGTCGTTTTGCTTATAGTTTATTATATATTTAAAATTTTTGCTATCAAGATTCCTATAAAACCATTTTTTATATTTACATCAGCGATTATATTTTATATGTCTATCGTCTTTGTCGGCAAGGGCGTTATGGAGCTTGTTGAGGGTAAAATTTTTATCCCTACAACGATAAGTGGACTAAACTTCCCTGAGTGGATGGGTAATTGGCTAGGATTACATCCATACTATGAGAGCCTTGTGCCACAAATTTTAATGATTATAACTCTTGTGGTTGGCATAATTATAATGAAATCAAAACAAAAACAATCTATTTTAAAGGAGACAAAATGA
- a CDS encoding iron transporter, with the protein MNKLLSSVLAFSLVASVAMAGEHPIGEPVEINGMEIAAVYLEPIDMEPKGIDLAPSLADLHLEADIHAIEGNKNGFGEGEWIPYLKVNYELKNLDNGKIKKGTFMPMVAADGPHYGANLKMDTGVGNYELKFHIENPEKQGFGRHADKDTGVGKWFEPFTTTYTFQWTGGPVK; encoded by the coding sequence ATGAATAAACTTCTAAGTTCAGTGTTGGCTTTTAGCCTCGTTGCAAGTGTTGCTATGGCTGGAGAACATCCGATAGGCGAGCCTGTAGAAATAAATGGTATGGAGATAGCAGCTGTGTATCTAGAGCCTATTGATATGGAGCCAAAAGGCATTGACCTAGCACCAAGCCTAGCCGATCTACACCTTGAAGCAGACATTCACGCCATAGAGGGTAATAAAAATGGCTTTGGAGAGGGTGAGTGGATACCATATCTAAAAGTAAACTATGAGCTTAAAAATTTAGACAATGGTAAGATCAAAAAAGGCACTTTTATGCCTATGGTTGCGGCCGATGGTCCTCACTATGGTGCAAACTTAAAAATGGATACTGGCGTAGGCAACTATGAGCTTAAATTTCACATTGAAAACCCAGAGAAGCAAGGCTTTGGTCGCCACGCTGACAAAGACACTGGCGTTGGCAAATGGTTTGAGCCATTTACAACTACTTATACATTCCAATGGACAGGTGGTCCTGTTAAATAA
- a CDS encoding Fe-S-containing protein translates to MSIYFVQVITALLGFTLFAALNNKEKSLKYIFLLSAFGVFFGIIIFKIARNVLLDASTKLVIDCITMIFLCITLLWIFFEFKPAKIFTFLVLGVGYGFNYSAISALFPLFNGELLDTQSIISFFLMLFGFLVVFISFFVISNLKKSLSIISLRLFSLVVLTALIVEKLSNAMLELMRAGQIPTYPQVLSMVAKGIYISTFIVYFFIFIILILAFLHFSSRPANVSKSEIGVIKFRFVKAVREKAEMNAKTIISLSIIALIFCLYYDFYASRPPQISKPILVEPKDNKFTFDVDILKDNKLHRYAYITDEGKEVRFFLLNRFSDRASPTIVFDACAICGDMGYVKKGDDLICISCNVRIFLPSVGKEGGCNPIPMPFSFDGKNIVVDYETILSGSNYFSKVVERQMIDPVSRKKVSNIGSRSYLYYNRTYFFENNETQAKFEANPEKYVDINGTLK, encoded by the coding sequence ATGTCTATTTACTTCGTTCAAGTCATAACTGCTTTGCTTGGATTTACACTTTTTGCTGCTTTAAACAACAAAGAAAAAAGCTTAAAATATATATTTCTACTATCCGCATTTGGCGTATTTTTTGGGATTATTATATTTAAAATCGCACGTAACGTGTTGCTTGATGCTAGTACAAAATTAGTCATAGATTGCATAACTATGATTTTTTTGTGTATCACTTTACTTTGGATTTTTTTTGAGTTTAAACCAGCAAAAATTTTTACTTTTTTGGTACTTGGCGTAGGATATGGGTTTAATTATAGTGCAATAAGTGCATTGTTCCCACTATTTAATGGCGAATTACTTGACACACAAAGTATTATTAGCTTTTTTCTTATGCTATTTGGATTTTTGGTTGTTTTTATCTCATTTTTTGTCATTTCAAATTTAAAAAAGAGTTTAAGTATAATAAGTTTAAGGCTATTTAGCCTTGTTGTTTTAACAGCTTTGATCGTTGAAAAACTCTCAAACGCTATGCTTGAGCTTATGCGGGCAGGACAAATTCCTACCTATCCGCAAGTTCTCTCTATGGTTGCAAAAGGTATTTATATCTCAACTTTTATAGTGTATTTTTTCATTTTTATCATACTTATCTTAGCATTTTTGCACTTTAGCTCACGCCCTGCGAATGTGAGCAAGAGTGAGATTGGGGTTATTAAATTTAGATTTGTAAAGGCTGTGCGTGAAAAGGCTGAGATGAATGCTAAAACTATCATTTCATTATCTATCATAGCACTTATTTTTTGCCTATATTATGACTTTTATGCATCACGCCCGCCTCAAATTTCAAAGCCGATTTTAGTTGAACCAAAGGATAATAAATTTACATTTGACGTTGATATATTAAAGGATAATAAACTTCACCGCTATGCCTATATCACAGATGAGGGTAAGGAGGTAAGATTTTTTTTACTTAACCGTTTTAGTGATAGAGCATCTCCGACTATAGTCTTTGATGCTTGTGCAATATGTGGAGATATGGGATATGTTAAAAAGGGTGATGATCTTATATGTATTTCATGCAATGTACGAATTTTCTTGCCATCCGTTGGTAAAGAGGGCGGTTGCAACCCAATCCCAATGCCGTTTAGCTTTGATGGTAAAAATATTGTGGTTGATTATGAGACTATTTTAAGTGGATCAAACTATTTTAGCAAAGTTGTTGAAAGACAGATGATTGACCCAGTTAGCCGTAAAAAGGTAAGCAATATCGGTTCACGATCATATTTGTATTACAATCGCACATATTTCTTTGAAAATAACGAAACACAGGCTAAGTTTGAGGCAAATCCTGAAAAATATGTAGATATTAATGGGACTTTAAAATGA
- a CDS encoding ABC transporter permease — MKNIQLRLIKSSITGSKVQKLMAFITILLATILIACMLNITLKIGDQVAGELRSYGSNIVVLPRGDSLSIEIEGKSFTPLKSQNFIKEANLYKIKDIFWRNNIVAFAPFLSINVKDTNGKEFALVGTYFDKNIGLADEPEFSTGVKTLFGFWGVSGEWVKDDSIDEVLVGAELAEREGLKIGDTLNLNGVSSAKSVKVIGILNGDSDETHKLVGSLKLAQELSGHIGEFSKAEVSAMTIPENDLSLKARRNLDSLDSVEYDLWYCSAYVSSIAYQIEENFAGISAKASLQVSDAESNIVKKIQSLMGIVSIIALIVSAIGITSLMTSEIYRRKKEIGLLKAIGASNFEIYTLFVSESLVVAFFAGVIGAFLGYALSYVMAYTIFSHGIGIAWIVLPLCVAFALLISVIGSLVPMRNVINLLPAEVLYDRK; from the coding sequence ATGAAAAATATACAACTTAGACTTATAAAAAGCTCCATAACAGGCTCAAAAGTGCAAAAGCTAATGGCGTTTATCACGATACTTTTAGCTACAATTTTGATCGCTTGTATGTTAAATATCACTCTTAAAATCGGTGATCAAGTCGCAGGTGAGCTACGAAGCTATGGTTCAAACATCGTGGTGTTGCCACGTGGTGATAGCCTTAGCATAGAGATAGAAGGCAAGAGTTTTACGCCGTTAAAATCACAAAATTTTATAAAAGAGGCTAATTTATACAAGATAAAAGATATATTTTGGCGAAATAATATCGTGGCATTTGCACCATTTTTAAGCATAAATGTTAAAGACACAAACGGCAAGGAGTTTGCACTAGTTGGGACATATTTTGATAAAAATATAGGCTTAGCTGATGAGCCTGAGTTTAGTACTGGTGTTAAGACACTCTTTGGATTTTGGGGCGTTAGTGGCGAGTGGGTGAAGGATGACAGCATTGATGAGGTGTTAGTAGGTGCTGAATTAGCTGAACGTGAGGGCTTAAAAATAGGCGATACATTAAATTTAAATGGCGTAAGTAGTGCTAAAAGCGTTAAAGTCATAGGTATTTTAAATGGAGATAGTGATGAGACACATAAACTTGTTGGCTCACTTAAACTTGCCCAAGAGCTTTCAGGACATATTGGCGAGTTTAGCAAGGCTGAGGTTTCAGCGATGACGATACCAGAAAACGACCTATCTTTAAAAGCTAGGCGAAATTTAGACAGCCTTGATAGTGTTGAGTATGATCTTTGGTACTGCTCGGCATATGTTAGCTCTATTGCTTATCAGATAGAGGAAAACTTCGCTGGGATTAGTGCAAAGGCTAGTTTGCAAGTAAGTGATGCCGAGAGTAATATCGTTAAAAAAATTCAAAGCTTAATGGGAATAGTCAGCATTATCGCACTTATCGTCTCGGCTATTGGCATAACATCGCTAATGACGAGTGAAATTTACCGTCGCAAAAAGGAGATTGGTTTACTAAAGGCCATAGGTGCAAGCAACTTTGAAATTTATACACTTTTTGTGAGCGAAAGCCTTGTAGTAGCATTTTTTGCTGGTGTGATAGGTGCATTTTTGGGATATGCTCTAAGCTACGTGATGGCTTATACGATATTTTCTCATGGCATAGGCATAGCGTGGATAGTGCTACCGCTATGCGTGGCATTTGCCCTGCTTATCTCAGTCATTGGCTCGCTAGTGCCTATGAGAAATGTTATAAATTTACTCCCAGCTGAGGTGCTTTATGACCGCAAATAG
- a CDS encoding ABC transporter permease, with the protein MTANRNFFLNLIYKSIKNGSSRVAVIAVSILLGACVCAAFINVYLDIDSKVSRELKTYGANMIFAPTNMAIVDDMSEDKYNQIVAKIPADKLLGDSGYIFTQANIGPTNAIIMGVKFSKLKTVKPFLDVRDGTMINVDFDDKNVLIGVDLAKQAGFKVGDTIDLRAIGSNDGEKVKIKGIVASGDKEDALLITSLNLAQKIAKKENKINYAEAVVLGNFDEINAFAKNLDSDEIVAKPVAKVSKSEGFILEKIKLLMALVSLVILLITSMCVNTTLSSILLSRSREIALLRALGASKNDVSKLFGFETFMIAFLSALLGAFLGYFLAQVLGYAIFDSSIDFRILSVPLAVIISLVFAAVAALYPIKRALDNKMADILRGE; encoded by the coding sequence ATGACCGCAAATAGAAATTTCTTTTTAAATTTAATATATAAAAGTATAAAAAATGGTTCATCTCGTGTGGCTGTTATCGCCGTATCTATACTGCTTGGAGCGTGTGTGTGTGCGGCGTTTATCAATGTATATCTTGACATTGACTCAAAAGTTTCACGTGAGCTTAAAACTTATGGTGCAAATATGATCTTTGCACCCACAAATATGGCTATTGTTGATGATATGAGTGAAGATAAATATAATCAAATAGTTGCAAAAATCCCAGCTGATAAACTACTTGGAGATAGCGGATATATATTTACCCAGGCAAATATCGGACCCACAAATGCTATAATAATGGGTGTAAAATTTAGTAAACTAAAAACCGTTAAACCATTTTTAGATGTGCGTGATGGGACAATGATAAATGTTGATTTTGACGATAAAAACGTGCTTATTGGCGTTGACTTGGCTAAACAGGCAGGATTTAAAGTAGGCGATACGATAGATCTTCGTGCTATTGGTTCAAACGATGGCGAAAAAGTGAAGATTAAGGGCATAGTTGCAAGCGGTGATAAAGAGGACGCACTACTCATAACCTCGCTAAATCTAGCTCAAAAGATAGCTAAAAAAGAGAATAAAATAAACTACGCCGAAGCGGTTGTGCTTGGAAATTTTGATGAGATAAATGCCTTTGCTAAAAATTTAGATAGCGATGAGATCGTAGCAAAACCAGTCGCGAAGGTCTCAAAGTCAGAGGGCTTTATACTTGAAAAGATCAAGCTTTTAATGGCACTTGTCTCACTTGTAATACTTCTTATCACTTCAATGTGTGTAAATACCACGCTTAGCTCTATATTACTCTCTCGTTCTCGTGAGATAGCCTTGCTTAGGGCGTTGGGTGCTAGCAAAAATGACGTTTCTAAACTATTTGGATTTGAGACCTTTATGATAGCGTTTTTGAGTGCATTACTTGGTGCATTTTTGGGCTATTTTCTAGCCCAAGTGCTTGGATATGCGATATTTGATTCAAGTATTGATTTTAGAATTTTAAGTGTACCGCTTGCGGTTATTATATCGCTTGTGTTTGCAGCGGTTGCAGCTCTTTATCCGATAAAAAGGGCATTAGATAACAAGATGGCAGATATATTAAGAGGAGAGTAG